From Xenopus tropicalis strain Nigerian chromosome 3, UCB_Xtro_10.0, whole genome shotgun sequence, the proteins below share one genomic window:
- the slc26a2.2 gene encoding sulfate transporter — MDSSIINQDSEDTSKNEQTEQSSSLTFNYIHVKLEKHAQPEQSTKDIIVEKTREYCTSGPKLLISILFRIFPVLQWFPRYKIKKYLPGDITSGLIVGIVTIPQSIAYSVLANQDPIYGLYTNFFCCIIYFFMATSHHNCVGTFGVLCLMVGESVSKQLQAAGYNTDGTTTAAINSTLVGNMTCDKSCYAITVATSLTFIVGVYQILLGVFQLGFISMYLSEPLLSGFVTGSSLTILTSQMKYLFGLKLTSRYGAGSLVLTWIDVFSNLKNTNICDLVTSIIAIAVIVPVKEINDRFKSKMKIPCPVELIVIIVATLVSHYFDFHNNYKASICGTIPTGFKVPRAPNWGLIPSIAADAVPIAIIGFAMTISLAEIFAKKHGYTVSSNQEMIAIGTCNFITSFFSGFVSCAALTKSLLRESTGANTQFNGIISSSVLLLVLLAIAPLFYSLQNCVLGVITITSLRGALRKFADTPKMWRISKIDTVVWWVSMLASSLITTEIGLLVAVCFSILCVIFRTQRPRATLLAKVTGTEIYEDQFTYKELSNIPNVKIYRFDASLYYANKDYFKTTLYSKTDINPSLVSALQKKAKKEEEAAAIETKNRFIARFNIIKTSGKIRQSASVSVPQFDIHSLIIDCGAMQFIDTVGLGVLKEVKNDYEEIGIRVFLANCNPSVRSMLSNGGYMNNASSGIDLHIFHSVHDAVNFAERKYREKQRELQMNDAAFSFDPNQAISDDLKD, encoded by the exons ATGGACTCATCCATCATAAACCAG GACTCGGAAGATACAAGCAAAAATGAGCAAACTGAGCAATCATCCTCTCTTACATTTAACTATATACATGTTAAGTTGGAGAAGCATGCCCAGCCGGAACAAAGCACCAAAGATATAATTGTGGAGAAGACCAGAGAGTACTGTACAAGTGGTCCAAAACTACTGATCAGCATTCTCTTCAGAATCTTCCCTGTGCTCCAATGGTTTCCACGTTACAAAATTAAAAAGTACCTTCCCGGAGACATTACCTCAGGGCTCATAGTTGGCATTGTTACCATTCCTCAGTCAATAGCTTACTCAGTTTTAGCAAACCAAGACCCAATCTATGGCTTGTACACAAACTTCTTCTGCTGCATCATCTACTTCTTCATGGCAACTTCCCATCATAACTGTGTTGGCACATTCGGAGTGCTGTGTCTCATGGTAGGGGAGTCCGTCAGCAAACAATTACAAGCTGCTGGGTATAACACAGATGGAACAACAACAGCTGCAATAAATTCAACCCTAGTTGGTAATATGACTTGTGACAAAAGCTGCTATGCAATCACTGTGGCTACATCGCTTACTTTCATTGTCGGCGTTTACCAG ATCCTTCTGGGAGTTTTCCAGTTAGGTTTCATATCCATGTACTTGTCTGAGCCCCTGCTGAGCGGATTCGTTACGGGATCTTCACTCACTATTCTCACCTCGCAAATGAAGTATCTGTTTGGATTGAAGTTAACTAGTCGTTATGGTGCTGGGTCCTTGGTTTTGACATGGATTGATGTCTTTTCAAACTTGAAAAACACTAATATCTGTGATCTAGTAACTAGTATTATCGCAATAGCTGTCATTGTACcagtaaaagaaataaatgataGGTTCAAAAGTAAGATGAAGATTCCTTGTCCAGTAGAACTGATAGTGATTATAGTGGCTACATTGGTTTCCCACTATTTCGACTTTCATAATAACTATAAAGCCTCCATTTGTGGTACCATCCCAACTGGATTCAAAGTCCCCAGAGCTCCAAACTGGGGCCTTATCCCTAGCATTGCTGCTGATGCTGTCCCAATTGCTATAATTGGTTTTGCAATGACAATCTCCCTTGCAGAAATTTTTGCCAAAAAACATGGTTACACAGTTAGCAGCAATCAGGAGATGATAGCCATTGGCACATGCAATTTTATTACATCTTTCTTTTCTGGGTTTGTGAGCTGTGCTGCTTTGACCAAGAGCCTGTTGAGAGAGAGCACTGGGGCAAATACACAATTTAATGGAATCATCAGCTCTTCTGTTCTATTACTGGTACTGCTAGCGATTGCTcctcttttctattctctgcaaaACTGTGTTTTGGGGGTAATTACTATAACCAGCCTCAGAGGGGCACTCAGAAAATTTGCAGACACTCCAAAAATGTGGCGAATAAGCAAAATTGACACTGTTGTTTGGTGGGTCAGCATGCTGGCATCTTCCTTGATTACAACAGAGATAGGTCTGCTGGTGGCCGTATGCTTTTCAATCCTCTGTGTTATCTTTCGCACACAGAGGCCAAGGGCTACCCTTCTAGCTAAAGTAACTGGGACAGAGATATATGAAGACCAGTTCACTTACAAAGAGCTCAGCAATATACCTAATGTTAAAATATACCGGTTTGACGCTTCCCTCTACTATGCCAACAAAGACTATTTTAAGACAACCCTGTATAGCAAAACTGACATCAACCCTTCTTTGGTGTCTGCATTACAAAAGAAGGCCAAAAAAGAGGAGGAAGCTGCAGCTATAGAAACAAAGAATAGGTTCATTGCAAGGTTCAATATCATTAAAACATCAGGTAAGATCCGTCAGTCTGCCTCAGTCTCTGTACCTCAGTTTGACATCCATTCCCTTATCATCGATTGTGGTGCCATGCAATTCATAGACACAGTGGGCCTTGGTGTGCTGAAAGAGGTTAAAAATGATTATGAAGAAATTGGAATTAGAGTGTTTTTGGCAAACTGCAATCCCTCTGTGCGCAGCATGCTCAGTAATGGAGGTTACATGAACAACGCAAGTAGTGGCATTGACTTGCATATCTTTCATAGTGTGCATGATGCCGTCAACTTTGCTGAAAGGAAATACAGAGAGAAGCAGAGGGAGCTTCAGATGAATGATGCAGCTTTCTCTTTTGACCCTAATCAAGCCATTAGTGATGATCTTAAAGATTAA